One segment of Paenibacillus sp. FSL R7-0337 DNA contains the following:
- a CDS encoding aminoglycoside phosphotransferase family protein, with protein sequence MTLTNYNLNFEKLCATYKLGLLSGVPEQISGGFLHRMYRVTTNQAEYAVKALNPQLMRKEAVMNNMIAAEKVAVQARRQGVSALPALLHEGSCIHEADGQYYLLFPWIEGRSVSAAEAGLEHCILIGQALADIHAADFTPLHNELQRDSTAEKLRTDWLGYALQGEAMGLSWAVPLKANLDKLSCYGKQVNAAMTVLGGNRVISHRDLDPKNVLWSSEGQPVIIDWEAAGWVNPAQELMEVALYWSDFESGHIRMADFCAVIHAYRNQGGEITDPWPEVLSSGFHGKIGWLEYSIRRSLGLEGPDISERELGTSQVLPTLQALNDYAGFIPVCLQWLEDL encoded by the coding sequence ATGACGCTAACGAATTACAATTTGAATTTTGAAAAGCTGTGTGCTACATATAAGTTGGGCTTACTGAGTGGGGTGCCGGAGCAAATCTCCGGCGGTTTCCTCCACCGGATGTATCGTGTGACCACGAATCAGGCAGAGTATGCAGTGAAGGCGCTCAACCCGCAGCTCATGCGGAAGGAAGCTGTGATGAACAACATGATAGCAGCCGAGAAGGTAGCCGTGCAGGCCCGCAGGCAGGGAGTGAGCGCACTTCCTGCACTTCTCCATGAGGGAAGCTGTATACATGAAGCGGACGGGCAATATTATCTGCTGTTCCCTTGGATAGAAGGCCGTTCCGTCTCTGCGGCTGAAGCGGGGCTGGAGCACTGCATTCTGATCGGACAAGCTCTGGCTGACATCCATGCGGCGGATTTCACCCCCCTCCATAACGAGCTCCAAAGGGACAGCACAGCGGAGAAATTGCGGACAGATTGGCTGGGGTATGCCTTGCAGGGTGAAGCAATGGGCCTCTCGTGGGCTGTACCCCTTAAGGCTAATCTGGACAAGCTAAGCTGCTATGGCAAGCAGGTCAATGCCGCTATGACGGTCCTTGGCGGGAACAGAGTCATCAGCCACCGGGATCTGGACCCGAAGAATGTACTGTGGAGCTCTGAAGGTCAGCCCGTGATCATTGACTGGGAGGCCGCAGGCTGGGTTAACCCGGCGCAGGAGCTGATGGAAGTAGCGCTCTATTGGTCAGACTTTGAGAGTGGTCACATCCGTATGGCAGATTTCTGTGCAGTGATTCATGCTTACCGTAATCAAGGGGGAGAGATTACTGATCCCTGGCCAGAAGTGCTGAGCAGCGGCTTCCACGGTAAAATAGGCTGGCTGGAGTATAGCATTCGGCGGTCTCTGGGACTGGAAGGGCCGGATATTTCCGAGCGGGAGCTTGGAACGAGCCAAGTACTGCCTACCCTGCAAGCGCTGAATGACTATGCCGGTTTCATTCCGGTATGCCTGCAATGGCTTGAAGATCTATGA
- a CDS encoding DUF1801 domain-containing protein — translation MDKNKVTYESVDQYIADFAPEVQELLQSLRKVISEAAPEAVEKISYQMPTWFLHKNLVHFAAFKNHIGFYPAPRGIEAFKEELAQYKGAKGSVQFPIKEPLPYDLIARIVKFRVEENQQQAAEKGKKK, via the coding sequence GTGGACAAGAATAAAGTTACCTATGAATCGGTTGACCAGTATATTGCAGACTTTGCGCCGGAGGTCCAGGAGCTTCTGCAGAGCTTGCGTAAGGTCATTTCGGAAGCTGCGCCAGAGGCAGTGGAGAAGATCAGCTACCAGATGCCGACCTGGTTCCTGCATAAGAATCTGGTGCATTTTGCCGCCTTCAAGAATCATATTGGGTTCTATCCTGCACCCCGGGGAATTGAAGCCTTCAAGGAGGAGCTAGCGCAGTACAAAGGAGCCAAAGGGTCGGTACAGTTCCCCATCAAGGAGCCGCTCCCCTATGATCTCATTGCCAGAATCGTCAAATTCAGAGTGGAGGAGAATCAGCAGCAGGCCGCAGAGAAGGGGAAGAAGAAATAA
- a CDS encoding DUF4179 domain-containing protein, giving the protein MLAKEERVLKQDAQEVHLHAKEIKELKIYNAMRSGMAQGKKRSKRRFYSYGAGAVLAAAAAIFVIVSSIGLPAGGTDDSVLGGSVQAVSTTSWNDFADYRRQPLTNRLVGGILERNLVKPVRQSASNKGYRMDVDGAVTDGRKVYILFNVHNGTDQEVIPADTKIQFGDFEVPYPHRGAALELANSGESRIQPGENKNFIYSTNYPASITDSKDLKFTLILTGTSEQALASSSSKYRTSLEVSFQLDPDDFKDQVRTLPVNRTLTVDGQQIIVHQVQYTPFNTYVDLEYDKANTKQIFSLLNPVLTATTGSQTEKLVYPGRITSNNSEVYKDSSQATLVFRYTGLNQPDSIALKIAGISALEPEHMKFVVDLNKQQVIEAPADDWEMVTSKKEHNATAEEILLRRKVTNMFYYTDSQGAVQAEYIGAGLDDKFTDANGQVHDRANRETPLINFGGTMISGDGTGIDEMSLSFDSQAADYPQPLTLSVSRIWNPIMETQSIELFSKK; this is encoded by the coding sequence ATGTTAGCAAAAGAAGAGCGTGTCCTAAAACAGGATGCACAAGAGGTCCATCTTCATGCAAAGGAGATTAAGGAATTGAAAATATATAATGCAATGCGCAGTGGAATGGCACAAGGGAAAAAACGCAGCAAACGGCGTTTCTATTCCTATGGGGCCGGCGCTGTATTAGCCGCGGCCGCAGCTATTTTTGTGATTGTCTCATCCATCGGCTTACCGGCCGGAGGTACAGACGATTCCGTCCTCGGCGGTTCAGTGCAGGCGGTCAGCACCACAAGCTGGAATGATTTTGCAGACTATCGCAGACAGCCATTAACGAACCGGCTGGTTGGCGGCATCCTGGAACGAAATCTGGTAAAGCCGGTCCGTCAAAGCGCATCAAACAAAGGATACCGTATGGATGTGGATGGCGCCGTCACGGATGGCCGTAAAGTGTATATCCTATTCAATGTGCACAACGGTACGGATCAAGAAGTTATTCCTGCGGATACGAAAATTCAATTCGGTGATTTCGAGGTTCCATATCCACATCGGGGCGCAGCCCTGGAATTAGCGAACAGTGGCGAATCCAGAATTCAGCCTGGCGAAAACAAGAATTTTATTTATTCCACCAACTATCCTGCTTCCATCACTGATTCCAAGGATCTGAAGTTCACTCTAATTCTCACCGGAACGTCCGAACAGGCGCTCGCTTCCAGCAGCAGCAAGTATCGGACCAGCCTGGAGGTATCGTTTCAGCTTGATCCAGACGATTTCAAAGACCAGGTGCGCACGCTGCCTGTGAATCGCACGCTTACAGTGGACGGTCAACAGATTATAGTGCACCAAGTACAGTATACTCCGTTCAATACTTATGTCGATCTGGAGTATGACAAGGCGAACACCAAACAGATTTTCAGCCTGCTGAATCCTGTTCTGACCGCAACAACCGGGAGCCAAACCGAGAAATTGGTGTATCCGGGTAGAATCACGTCCAATAATTCCGAGGTGTACAAAGACTCCTCGCAGGCAACACTGGTGTTCAGGTATACCGGGCTCAACCAACCGGACTCCATCGCGCTGAAAATTGCCGGTATCTCGGCGCTGGAGCCGGAGCATATGAAATTTGTGGTCGATCTGAACAAGCAGCAAGTGATTGAAGCACCGGCAGACGATTGGGAAATGGTCACCTCCAAAAAAGAACATAATGCAACGGCGGAAGAGATTCTGCTCCGGCGTAAGGTGACCAACATGTTTTATTATACTGATTCGCAAGGGGCAGTACAGGCAGAGTACATCGGTGCAGGGCTGGACGACAAATTCACCGATGCGAACGGCCAGGTGCATGATAGAGCCAATCGGGAAACGCCACTAATCAACTTCGGCGGCACCATGATCTCTGGAGACGGTACGGGAATTGATGAGATGAGTTTATCTTTTGACAGTCAAGCTGCAGATTATCCGCAGCCGCTTACCCTATCGGTATCGCGCATTTGGAATCCAATTATGGAGACGCAGAGCATCGAGCTGTTCTCAAAGAAATAG
- a CDS encoding M3 family oligoendopeptidase: MKFSEYVYERPDVEQFKQEFTTLLKDLETGNLEEQKAAVAAINKLRSRFDTMETLVSVRHSIDTEDAFYKAEQDYMDETGPVIQEYITDYYRALVNSKYRAEFEQVWGTQLLSLAEISLRTFSPEVIEDLQLENKLSSEYSQLIASAKIVFQGEERTLAQLIPFDSSTDREVRKGVFEARNAFMAEHEPEFDRIYDELVKVRAGIAAKLGYKSFVELGYDRMGRTDYNAEMVAGFRKQVHEHIVPVAGKLKQRQRERLQLDGLKFYDEGIKFNSGNATPKGDPDWIVANGAKMYQEMSPQTGEFFSFMQENGLMDLVSKKGKEFGGYCTFFSDYRAPFIFSNFNGTSGDIDVLTHEVGHAFQAYSSRNMEVPEYAFPTSEAAEIHSMSMEFFAWPWMDLFFKEEADKYRFNHLADSLEFIPYGVSVDEFQHFVYEHPEATPQERKQAWRDIERKYLPHRDYDGNAYLEQGGFWHKQAHIFRSPFYYIDYTLAQLCAFQFWKRSNEDFTSAWPDYLKLCQAGGSRSFTELVKLAGLTSPFEDGCIGSVIGEIEGWLNSIDDKAL, translated from the coding sequence ATGAAATTCTCAGAATATGTATACGAACGGCCGGATGTGGAGCAATTCAAGCAGGAGTTCACCACTCTGCTAAAGGACCTGGAGACAGGCAATCTGGAGGAGCAGAAGGCTGCCGTGGCAGCAATCAATAAGCTGCGCAGCCGCTTCGATACGATGGAGACCCTCGTGAGTGTCCGCCACTCCATCGATACGGAGGATGCATTCTACAAGGCAGAACAGGATTATATGGACGAGACCGGACCGGTGATCCAGGAATACATCACGGATTACTACAGAGCCCTTGTCAATTCCAAGTACAGAGCCGAGTTCGAGCAGGTATGGGGAACACAGCTCCTAAGCTTGGCCGAGATCTCACTACGCACCTTCAGTCCTGAAGTAATTGAAGATCTGCAACTGGAGAATAAGCTGTCCTCCGAATACTCCCAATTGATCGCGTCCGCCAAAATCGTGTTCCAGGGCGAAGAACGCACGCTGGCACAGCTGATTCCGTTCGATTCTTCCACGGACCGTGAAGTTCGCAAAGGCGTATTCGAGGCCCGTAATGCCTTCATGGCAGAGCATGAACCCGAATTCGACCGGATCTATGACGAGCTGGTGAAGGTCCGGGCAGGAATCGCTGCCAAGCTGGGATACAAGAGCTTCGTGGAGCTCGGGTATGACCGGATGGGACGTACCGATTATAATGCTGAGATGGTGGCGGGCTTCCGCAAGCAGGTGCATGAGCATATCGTGCCGGTTGCGGGGAAGCTGAAGCAGCGCCAGCGCGAACGCCTTCAGCTGGACGGACTGAAATTTTACGATGAGGGTATTAAGTTCAATTCCGGCAACGCTACCCCTAAGGGCGACCCGGACTGGATCGTGGCGAATGGTGCGAAGATGTACCAGGAGATGTCCCCGCAGACCGGTGAATTCTTCAGCTTCATGCAGGAGAACGGGCTGATGGATCTGGTCAGCAAAAAAGGCAAGGAATTCGGCGGCTACTGCACCTTCTTCAGCGACTACCGTGCTCCGTTTATTTTCTCCAACTTCAATGGTACCTCCGGGGATATCGATGTGCTGACCCATGAGGTCGGGCATGCGTTCCAGGCGTATTCCAGCCGGAATATGGAGGTTCCTGAATATGCATTCCCAACCTCCGAAGCCGCTGAGATTCATTCGATGAGTATGGAGTTCTTCGCCTGGCCATGGATGGACCTGTTCTTCAAGGAGGAGGCGGACAAGTACCGCTTCAACCACCTGGCGGACAGTCTGGAGTTCATTCCTTACGGCGTATCTGTGGATGAATTCCAGCATTTTGTGTACGAGCATCCCGAAGCTACACCGCAGGAACGCAAACAGGCTTGGCGGGACATTGAGCGAAAATATCTGCCCCACCGTGATTATGACGGCAATGCTTATCTGGAGCAAGGCGGCTTCTGGCATAAGCAGGCCCATATCTTCCGCTCCCCGTTCTACTATATCGACTATACCCTGGCCCAGCTCTGCGCCTTCCAGTTCTGGAAACGCTCGAATGAGGACTTCACCTCGGCCTGGCCGGATTATCTGAAGCTCTGCCAGGCCGGAGGCAGCCGCTCATTCACGGAGCTGGTGAAGCTTGCCGGTTTAACCTCCCCGTTCGAGGATGGCTGTATCGGCTCTGTCATCGGTGAGATTGAGGGCTGGTTGAACAGCATAGACGATAAGGCGCTGTAG
- a CDS encoding CD3324 family protein, producing MQCVNAAKLLPDHLLKEIQQYIQGEALYIPTCKSKRRKWGESSGAADYYKVRNAEIRSRFQKGAELDQLCEQYGLSIDSIRKIVYSKNPQS from the coding sequence ATGCAATGTGTAAATGCAGCAAAGCTGTTGCCAGACCACCTGCTGAAGGAGATTCAGCAATATATTCAAGGGGAAGCCCTGTATATCCCAACCTGCAAGAGTAAACGCAGAAAATGGGGCGAAAGCTCAGGGGCAGCCGATTACTATAAAGTCCGCAATGCTGAGATCCGTAGCCGCTTCCAAAAAGGTGCAGAGTTGGACCAATTGTGTGAGCAATACGGCTTATCTATCGATAGCATCCGTAAAATTGTATATTCCAAGAACCCGCAGAGCTGA
- a CDS encoding fructose bisphosphate aldolase has product MNTEQLDRIHTGQGFIAALDQSGGSTPKALLQYGIKEDRYSGDEEMYTMVHSMRTRIIQSPAFTSEHILGAILFENTMDRLIDGQYTADYLWEQKGVVPFLKIDQGLAAPQHGVQLMKPIPALDALLKRAVSKHIFGTKMRSVIHEANPEGIRQAVQQQFGLARQIAAFGLVPIIEPEVDILSKDKQESEQLLKRELAARLSELPDDVKVMLKLSIPTEDNLYSELAADPHVVRIVALSGGYTQAEANEKLARQHGVIASFSRALSQGLSDQQTEDEFGRTLAASIQAIYEASIT; this is encoded by the coding sequence ATGAATACCGAACAATTAGACCGAATTCACACTGGCCAAGGCTTTATAGCTGCTCTGGACCAGAGCGGAGGAAGCACCCCCAAAGCGCTGCTGCAATACGGTATTAAGGAAGACCGTTATTCAGGGGACGAAGAGATGTACACCATGGTTCATAGCATGAGAACACGCATTATTCAGAGTCCCGCCTTTACAAGCGAGCATATTCTCGGTGCAATTCTGTTCGAGAACACGATGGACCGCCTTATAGACGGGCAATATACCGCCGATTATCTGTGGGAGCAGAAGGGCGTCGTGCCTTTTCTCAAAATTGACCAGGGACTGGCCGCTCCTCAGCATGGAGTCCAGCTCATGAAGCCTATTCCCGCCCTCGATGCCCTGCTGAAGCGGGCAGTCAGCAAGCATATCTTCGGCACCAAGATGCGCTCCGTGATCCATGAGGCGAACCCGGAGGGTATCCGGCAGGCCGTTCAGCAGCAGTTCGGGCTGGCCCGGCAGATCGCCGCCTTCGGACTGGTTCCGATTATTGAACCGGAAGTAGATATCCTCAGCAAGGACAAGCAGGAGTCAGAGCAATTGCTGAAGCGGGAACTGGCCGCACGCTTGTCTGAGCTGCCAGATGACGTGAAGGTCATGCTTAAGCTGTCGATCCCGACAGAGGATAATTTATACAGCGAGCTCGCCGCAGATCCCCATGTGGTTCGGATCGTAGCCCTCTCAGGAGGGTATACCCAGGCTGAAGCCAACGAGAAGCTGGCCCGCCAGCATGGAGTGATTGCCAGCTTCTCCCGCGCCTTATCCCAGGGTCTCAGCGATCAGCAGACAGAGGACGAATTTGGCCGCACCCTCGCTGCGTCGATCCAGGCCATCTATGAGGCTTCGATTACTTGA
- a CDS encoding sigma-70 family RNA polymerase sigma factor: protein MNKTNTADLSLMDEEVFYERLASEHRKLYALAYSYLRSEADALEAVQEASCRAWMKRKQLKNEQAFTPWLLRITINCCMDELRRKKRVVLTERPEEETQEMKSSDRLDLERAMSRLKPKYRHAVMLKYYQDMTTTEIAKVLNKPEGTIKTWMRQGLMQLRKYL from the coding sequence ATGAACAAAACCAATACAGCAGATCTGTCGCTGATGGATGAAGAGGTGTTCTATGAGCGGCTAGCAAGTGAGCACCGTAAACTGTATGCGCTCGCTTACAGCTATCTGCGCTCAGAAGCAGATGCCCTGGAAGCGGTGCAAGAAGCCTCATGCCGGGCCTGGATGAAGCGCAAACAGCTTAAGAACGAGCAGGCCTTCACACCTTGGCTACTCCGTATTACCATCAACTGCTGCATGGATGAGCTAAGGCGTAAAAAACGCGTTGTGCTGACGGAAAGGCCGGAGGAGGAGACCCAGGAGATGAAGAGCAGCGATCGTCTCGATCTGGAGCGCGCCATGAGCCGGCTAAAGCCGAAATACCGGCATGCCGTGATGCTCAAATATTACCAGGATATGACAACCACCGAAATTGCCAAGGTACTGAATAAGCCCGAAGGCACGATCAAAACCTGGATGCGTCAAGGACTCATGCAGCTGCGGAAATATCTATGA
- a CDS encoding LytTR family DNA-binding domain-containing protein — protein sequence MKITIEQVPEDGEPEIILRCNDPDEDLLALIHSVNAGPRKLIGMTGLQMHIIHPCDVYYFEAVDHKVFIYCQEKVYESRLKLYELETEYESGDFFRASKSSILNVAKIESLRPVLYGRYEALLHNGEKVHISRQYVPVLKRKLGL from the coding sequence GTGAAAATCACGATTGAGCAGGTTCCGGAGGACGGTGAGCCTGAAATTATTCTGAGGTGCAATGACCCGGATGAAGACTTGCTGGCGCTGATCCACTCGGTGAACGCAGGCCCCAGGAAGCTGATTGGTATGACCGGGCTACAGATGCACATCATCCATCCGTGTGATGTCTATTACTTCGAGGCGGTGGACCATAAGGTGTTCATCTACTGCCAGGAGAAGGTGTATGAGTCGAGGCTGAAGCTGTATGAGCTGGAGACGGAGTATGAGTCTGGTGATTTTTTCAGGGCCTCCAAATCCAGCATCCTGAATGTGGCCAAGATCGAGTCGCTCCGCCCGGTGCTCTACGGAAGATACGAGGCGCTGCTGCACAACGGTGAGAAAGTCCACATCTCCAGACAATATGTCCCGGTGCTCAAACGGAAGTTAGGGTTATAG
- a CDS encoding DUF3021 family protein gives MITTRKYVSLFVKDLLVACGGLMVLAAVVLALNATEMIRGSLLVQLFLGAAAFTCFRYALVNTYEVDPKVQTISFYLCFILADVLVILWLWQFADGPLMDKGVLVPFVIVILVVKTMVYAMMHIDGKREAKQLNQKLNEYKQSGDQGDKEL, from the coding sequence ATGATTACAACCAGAAAGTATGTGTCTTTGTTCGTGAAGGATCTGCTGGTGGCTTGCGGGGGGCTGATGGTGCTTGCGGCGGTTGTGCTGGCTCTGAATGCTACGGAGATGATCCGGGGCTCGCTGCTGGTGCAGCTGTTCCTGGGGGCGGCTGCTTTTACCTGCTTCCGGTATGCGCTGGTGAATACGTATGAGGTAGATCCCAAAGTGCAGACGATCAGCTTCTATCTCTGCTTCATCCTTGCGGATGTGCTGGTAATTCTCTGGCTGTGGCAGTTCGCGGACGGCCCGCTAATGGATAAGGGAGTGCTGGTACCGTTCGTCATTGTCATTCTGGTGGTCAAAACTATGGTGTACGCAATGATGCACATCGACGGGAAACGGGAAGCCAAGCAGCTTAATCAGAAGCTGAATGAGTATAAGCAGAGCGGAGATCAAGGAGACAAAGAGCTTTAG
- a CDS encoding alpha/beta hydrolase-fold protein, giving the protein MKGSRGFRLYLFLIILCIMLGGCSRNSGEASEEAADKVEMAPLQSPGVQNLVFQSEALDREMRLSVYLPAGYKASQRYPVLYFIHGYGSKETDMFDGLDIQQNADRLIEAGQIEPLIIIAPQMDNSYGLNAVANPGNPASPSGERYEDYLVEDVVKYTDTHFNTLAERGSRYIGGISMGGFISLHSAFLHSDIYSKVGGHSPALFLDDWSLAGGENGLVQLLYPTEALRQERDPLLLAQNRDLSKLSIYLDCGAEDSYRFYEGTEQLYTLLKGKGVPVEYHLRAGQHDGDYWKSHMDEYLKFYAGRTKGS; this is encoded by the coding sequence ATGAAAGGTTCTCGAGGCTTCAGGCTGTATCTGTTTCTGATCATACTGTGTATAATGCTGGGAGGTTGTTCACGGAACTCAGGCGAAGCGTCTGAAGAGGCGGCAGACAAGGTTGAGATGGCACCCTTGCAAAGCCCTGGCGTTCAGAATCTGGTTTTTCAAAGTGAGGCCCTGGACCGGGAGATGCGGCTTAGTGTCTATCTTCCCGCAGGGTACAAGGCTTCTCAGCGTTATCCGGTACTCTATTTCATCCATGGCTATGGCAGCAAAGAAACAGATATGTTCGACGGGCTGGATATTCAGCAGAATGCCGACCGATTGATAGAGGCCGGTCAGATCGAGCCGCTCATTATCATCGCTCCCCAGATGGACAACAGCTATGGGCTGAATGCTGTAGCTAATCCGGGTAATCCCGCATCGCCAAGCGGTGAACGATATGAGGATTATTTGGTCGAGGATGTTGTGAAGTATACAGATACGCATTTCAATACTCTGGCTGAGCGCGGTTCCCGCTATATTGGCGGCATATCGATGGGTGGTTTTATCAGCCTGCATTCGGCGTTTTTGCATAGCGATATCTATAGTAAGGTTGGCGGGCATAGCCCGGCGCTGTTCCTGGATGACTGGTCTCTTGCCGGAGGCGAGAACGGCCTGGTCCAGCTTCTCTATCCGACGGAAGCGCTGCGGCAGGAGCGTGATCCGCTTCTTTTGGCGCAGAACAGGGACTTATCGAAGTTGAGTATCTACCTGGACTGCGGGGCGGAGGACAGCTACCGGTTCTATGAAGGCACAGAGCAGCTGTATACCCTGCTTAAAGGAAAGGGCGTGCCGGTGGAATATCACCTCAGAGCAGGCCAGCATGACGGGGACTATTGGAAGAGCCATATGGACGAATATTTGAAGTTCTATGCCGGGAGGACGAAGGGATCATGA
- a CDS encoding RICIN domain-containing protein, whose translation MFKRGKVLSLFMLFALLIALVPAGSASAATWNLAWSDEFDGSSLNTGNWTAEIGTGTGGWGNNELQYYTNRSQNLKVTGGNLVITAQKESYEGMNYTSARIKTQGLKNFTYGKIEARIKLPSGQGLWPAFWMLGSNINTAYWPACGEIDIMERVNNNAAVNGTVHWDAGGHAEFGRVSGNLDFSQYHVYSVEWDSKYIRWFVDGNQFNEFYIENGTGNTEEFQKPFFLLLNLAVGGNWPGAPNASTSFPAQMLVDYVRVYQAGAPSSGIVSGGVYTLMNKASGKVLDVTDVSTVDGAKMHQWTNYTAANQQFRVESTGDGFYKLTAMHSGKLLDVPNASTASGVQLQQANDNGSNAQRWSIVDVGGGYYKLISKASGLAMDVSNSSTADGAVVQQWTDNGTDAQKWQLTKIN comes from the coding sequence ATGTTTAAAAGAGGTAAAGTCTTAAGCTTGTTCATGCTGTTCGCGTTATTAATCGCACTGGTGCCTGCAGGGAGCGCAAGCGCAGCAACCTGGAATCTGGCCTGGAGCGACGAGTTCGACGGTTCTTCACTCAATACCGGGAACTGGACAGCCGAGATTGGCACAGGCACCGGGGGCTGGGGCAATAATGAATTGCAATACTATACTAACCGTTCACAGAATCTGAAGGTGACAGGCGGCAATCTGGTCATCACTGCGCAGAAAGAATCCTATGAAGGCATGAACTATACCTCGGCGCGGATCAAGACGCAGGGGCTTAAGAATTTCACATACGGTAAAATCGAAGCCAGAATCAAGCTGCCGTCCGGCCAAGGGTTATGGCCTGCGTTCTGGATGCTAGGCTCCAATATTAATACCGCCTATTGGCCGGCCTGCGGCGAGATCGATATTATGGAGCGGGTAAACAATAACGCTGCCGTTAACGGCACGGTGCACTGGGATGCAGGAGGCCATGCCGAATTTGGGCGGGTGTCAGGCAATCTGGACTTCTCTCAATATCATGTGTACAGCGTAGAGTGGGATTCCAAGTACATCAGATGGTTCGTGGACGGCAACCAGTTCAATGAATTCTATATTGAGAACGGAACCGGAAATACGGAGGAATTCCAGAAACCGTTCTTCCTGCTGTTGAACCTCGCGGTGGGCGGCAACTGGCCGGGTGCTCCGAATGCCTCAACCAGCTTCCCGGCGCAGATGCTCGTGGATTATGTGCGGGTATATCAGGCTGGCGCTCCTTCGAGCGGCATTGTCAGCGGAGGGGTCTACACCTTGATGAACAAGGCAAGCGGCAAGGTACTGGATGTGACGGATGTATCTACAGTAGACGGAGCCAAAATGCATCAGTGGACTAATTACACCGCTGCCAATCAGCAGTTCAGAGTGGAGAGCACGGGAGACGGCTTCTACAAGCTTACAGCGATGCACAGCGGCAAACTGCTTGATGTGCCGAATGCTTCCACGGCCAGCGGAGTCCAGCTCCAGCAGGCGAATGACAACGGCAGCAACGCCCAGCGGTGGAGCATCGTCGATGTGGGCGGCGGATACTACAAGCTGATCTCCAAAGCCAGCGGGCTGGCCATGGATGTCTCGAACTCCTCTACCGCAGATGGAGCCGTCGTGCAGCAATGGACAGATAACGGAACCGATGCCCAGAAGTGGCAGCTTACCAAAATTAATTAG
- a CDS encoding Atu2307/SP_0267 family LLM class monooxygenase — translation MELGISTFVETTPDVNTGVTLSHAERLREVVEEIVLADQVGLDVYGVGEHHRPDFAASSPAVLMAAAVPLTTRIRLTSAVMILSSADPVRVFQDFATLDGISGGRAEIMVGRGSFTESFPLFGYDLKDYEELFDEKLDLLLKLREPGKVSWSGKHRPAITNLEIYPRPEQNPLPVWIASAGTPESAVRAGTLGLPFALAIIGNVNPSDYAMHVRLYKEAAAKAGHDVSKLPIASHSHGYVAETDELAVEGFFPSTHARTNVRAVEKGLPSYQRTDYDDARSFDGALYVGDPDTVARKIIHLYEHVGITRFLLHVPHGSMPHAQVMQAIRLFGTEVAPRVREGIKRLTQA, via the coding sequence GTGGAACTTGGAATAAGCACCTTTGTCGAGACAACGCCTGACGTGAATACCGGAGTGACTCTAAGCCATGCGGAGCGGCTGCGTGAAGTGGTGGAGGAGATCGTGCTTGCGGATCAGGTAGGATTGGATGTATACGGCGTGGGTGAGCATCACCGGCCTGATTTTGCAGCTTCATCGCCTGCTGTGCTGATGGCGGCGGCTGTACCGCTGACGACCCGAATCCGCCTGACCAGTGCGGTCATGATTCTGTCCTCAGCCGATCCGGTGCGGGTATTTCAGGATTTCGCTACACTGGACGGAATATCGGGTGGCCGTGCCGAGATTATGGTGGGCCGGGGCTCGTTCACCGAGTCGTTTCCTCTGTTCGGCTATGATCTGAAGGACTACGAAGAGCTGTTTGACGAGAAGCTGGACCTGCTGCTCAAGCTGAGGGAGCCCGGCAAGGTGAGCTGGAGCGGCAAGCACCGTCCAGCCATAACGAATCTGGAGATCTATCCGCGTCCGGAGCAGAATCCGCTGCCCGTATGGATTGCGAGTGCGGGAACTCCGGAGTCTGCGGTCCGTGCGGGTACTCTGGGTCTGCCCTTTGCCCTGGCGATTATCGGCAATGTGAACCCTTCCGATTATGCCATGCATGTACGGCTCTACAAGGAGGCAGCAGCCAAGGCTGGTCATGATGTGTCCAAGCTTCCGATTGCCTCACACTCTCATGGTTATGTTGCGGAGACGGACGAGCTTGCGGTAGAGGGCTTCTTCCCGTCTACACATGCACGGACGAATGTCCGGGCGGTGGAGAAGGGACTCCCTTCTTATCAACGTACGGATTACGATGACGCCCGCAGCTTTGACGGTGCTCTATATGTGGGGGACCCGGACACAGTTGCCCGCAAAATCATTCACCTCTACGAGCATGTAGGGATCACCCGCTTCTTGCTGCATGTCCCGCACGGCTCCATGCCGCATGCCCAGGTGATGCAGGCCATCCGTCTCTTCGGGACAGAGGTAGCGCCTAGGGTGCGGGAGGGCATTAAACGGCTTACGCAAGCATAG